A part of Heliangelus exortis chromosome 3, bHelExo1.hap1, whole genome shotgun sequence genomic DNA contains:
- the LOC139795360 gene encoding titin-like: MVQGVALDPSAGRAALQGGIPSPAELQQPMDGPPMPEDPNKPFKGDPQLQTPPSHLLSGPTQRTPEFLRHRQLPVLPGDAGTAVVTPVPEAEGRIYESIRCKPGMLRKPWEERSGQGDSPSLSPRDEPSIPQLEVTSPEEPGSQGNPDPVYAKVVKPPRVPQPLQPQEAAPAQAETAPSLPEKALPCGTGCPGDVWMFGRCLKVANLMEGFPSCGQERGKGEAAALESSLLTPKPTSEV; encoded by the exons ATGGTCCAAGGG GTGGCTCTGGATCCGAGCGCCGGGAGAGCAGCGCTGCAGGGGG gcatcccttctcctgctgagctccagcagcccATGGATGGACCCCCCATGCCAGAGGACCCCAATAAACCCTTCAAGGGGGACCCCCAGCTGCAGACCCCCCCTTCCCACCTGCTCTCTGGACCAACCCAGAGGACCCCCGAGTTCCTACGGCACCGGCAGCTCCCGGTTCTTCCCGGGGATGCCGGCACAGCCGTGGTGACCCCCGTGccagaggctgagggaaggaTCTACGAGAGCATCCGCTGCAAACCTGGGATGCTGAGAAAGCCCTGGGAGGAGAGAAGTGGCCAAGGGGATTCCCCATCCTTGTCCCCCAGGGATGAGCCAAGCATCCCCCAGCTGGAAGTCACCTCCCCGGAGGAGCCGGGCAGCCAGGGGAACCCCGACCCCGTGTATGCCAAGGTGGTGAAACCACCCCGGGTACCACAACCCCTTCAGCCCCAagaagcagccccagcccaAGCAGAaacagctccatccctgccagaAAAAGCTCTTCCGTGTGGCACGGGATGCCCTGGAGATGTTTGGATGTTTGGGAGGTGCCTGAAGGTGGCAAACTTGATGGAAGGTTTTCCCAGCTGCGGGCAGGAGCGTGGgaagggagaggcagcagctctggagagctCCCTGCTCACTCCCAAACCCACAAGTGAAGTGTAG